The genomic segment CTGCATCCTCCCCAGGTCTCCCACACTGTTCACATGAGCACAGTCGGCCAGTCCAGCTACCACTTCAACACCACCTACGTGGGAGACCAGCAGCTCAGTCCCACTGAGGTGAGCTGGGACGTAAAGGCTCGGGGCTGGGAGCCACGTGTCTGCTCAGCTCCCAGGGCCAGGAGGGAGTGAGGTCTGACCTGCCCAGATCtcagcaccccacagctccccctgttCTCAGTGGACGGCAGGGACCTGAACTTTGTGGCGGCTGAGCATGTTAGAAAGTCTGCTCACGTAAGCGGGGATATgtgaccaggactcctgggttccagtccCACCTCTGTGACTGACTTGcgtcccttcccccatctctgCCACAAGTTTGACTGCTCTGgtgcaggggaggaacagggctGGGAGAGTGGTTAGTGCTGCTAAAGGCCTCTTCACGGGGAGCTGAGTGGCAGTGTGAGGTGGGTCCCCTGCTGAGGGTGGCCTGGGAACGCCATGTAGCCTGGCTGGGTTCCTGGACAGGTGAGTGACTGAGCTCAGTGGGGGAATCACTCTGTCTTGGGCTGGGCGTCtgacctgccagcagcagcctctgggagCCAGCCCTGCCGCTCACCCCCGTCCGGGTTAGACTCCCTGGATCCTGCTCATGTGGGTGTCCAACTGGTGACGTCACCCCAGGTGCTCACAGGGAGTGCTGGGCAAACCAGGTGCCTGGAGCTGTGACCCCCAGCAGTGGTACTCCCCCCAaggtggctgtgggtgccccTCAGTTGGCTcggaggagagggcaggggctcCTTGCGGTGTCCCTGCAGCGTggtggaggagggctgggggaactgtGTCTAGGGCCAGCAAGGGAGAGAACCCAGCACCTGGGTGTGACTCAAAGGCCCCATCACCATCAAGCAAGGGGACCTGGTGCATCCCTCATTCTGAGCCACTGCAGGGGGAGTTGGAGCCTCATCAGGATGTTTGGACATTGAGGCCCAGTGACGTGGCAGCCACCCCCATGGGCTGGGGCTCCGGGGAGGGCCTGGGCCGTGTGTGTTTGGTCCGTGTGGGCGCGTTGTTGAAGCTGTTGGAGGGAAGTTGGgaatgcgggggggtggggggagacaagGGGAGATGCTGGGGCTTGGTCCCTGTCCACATGCTCCTTTTGCGAGTATTTAGCTTGGAAGGAGCCATGGGGGAGCTCAGTCTGTGCTCAGTCCCCGTGCTAGGGCTTGTGTGTGTACCAAGGCGGGGCgagggatggggcagagcctCACTGCGGGGGAGAGGTTTGGCAGCCCCCAGCGCACCTAGAGCTCCTGGGAGCCTGGCTCAGAGCCGCCAGCCTCACTGCGCTCAGGCCCCGGGCAGGAGGTCTGTGCCTGGGGTGCTGGCTTGCTGCTCCCCGAAGTGGGACCTGGCCTATCTCAGCgctgtgccccttcccccacaggcctTCCCCACGCTTGTCGGGGACATGGACAATTTCGGGAGCCTCCACGCTCAGGTGCTGCACCTGGTGACGGAGCGGATCCGCACCAAGGCTGTCTTCCAGGTGGGGCCTCCCcgaggggcatgggggtggggaggcagggcgtgggggtgggtgggagggcggGCATATGCCAAGGGAGAGGACGCTGGGGCTGCCTGACCTGTCTGAAGGAAGCAGGGGCATAGAGAGGCTGGGTGTGAGTGTGGGCGGGAGAAGGGGGACAGATGGGGGGTGCGGTGTGCtgagaggggctgtgtgtggggcagggtctcaggggaggCAGGGCACCTGTagggaggtgggaaggagggagtgtgggggatggggggaggaggtgggggtgagaGGAGAAGTGGAGGTGGGCagtatggggcgggggggcaccacTGCGTGCGCACTGCTGGGCGGGCTGGGACCTTGGTGGTggctgcgctgggctgggctggtcccCTGGGGCCCAGCCGGCTGCCATGCTGCCTCTGAAAGGAGAGGctgaagctgggggaggggctgctgcgtCTCAGCTCCGCGTGGGGTGGGGCCGtaggggggagtgggggtgccaGGCCCCGAGCTGAGCCCCCcccatcttcccccccccccaccgcagaCACAACAGGCCCGGTTTGTGACATGGCAGTTCGACGGGGAGCTCCGCGGCGATGACTTCACAGCCACGCTGACGCTGGGCAACCCCGACGTGCTCGGCCAGTCAGGTTGGCCTGGCCCGTGGGCGCTGTTCTCCTGCCTCATGTCCTGTCCTTCCCTTTCCCGCCCTGTCTCCTTCCACCCCCTGCTCAGGGCCTGGCGCCAGCTGGCCCCCACCCCGGGCATGGAGCAACTGGTGCCTGGCTGCACAGCTACAAACCATCAGgcactgtgctgtggggctgaTGCGTCCCCCTCAGCCGAGGGGGAGGGCAGTATGGGCTAGTGTGCAGAGCTGCCAAGGGCTCAGAGCCCGGCTCCTGAGTTCTGGCACCAAGTCACCGTGACCTGGGGCAGGCCCCTCCCTGCTTTGTGCTTCTCTTTCCCTGCGGCTGGCCCCCGAGGTGGGGCTGGACGCCTCCGTGCGAGGCTGGGCCTGGCTGATggtctccctctccctgcagtCATCGTGGTGGCACACTTCCTGCAGAGCGTGACCTCgcgcctggtgctgggtggggagATGGTGTATCACCGGCGCCCCGGCGAGGAGGGCGCCATCGTCACTCTGGCAGGGAAGTACACGGGTAGGAGCCAGCTGGGTAactgcaccagccctggggcagggtgagggtggggagggaagggggctcaCCCCAGAGCGCAGAAATGCCAGGTGAGGCCACGACGGTACCTCTGCGTAGAGCCGCAGGGGGaatgggcaggtgggggagctcagcccttggccagccgggAGCTTTGGGCCAGCCCAGAGAGGCATTGCAGGTGAAGCCTGTACTGGGCCTACCTGAGCTGTCCTCCTgcctggcctcccccaccccactgcattcCTGCCCGACGCAAGGTGGTCCCCAGCCTCTCACCAGCCTCACTCCCTCTGTGTCTCGGCAGCTCTCAAGTGGGTGGCAACACTGAACGTTGGCTATGGTGGGGCCCATGCCAGCTATTACCACAAAGCCAATGAGCAGGTGAgctcccccgcaccccaccccagggctgacCCCACCcttcagagcagccctggggcacctctCACCCTTTGCTTCCTCCCCGGCAGGTGCAGGTCGGTGTGGAGTTCGAGGCCAACACCCGGCTGCAGGACACGAGCTTCGCCTTCGGCTACCAGCTCAGCCTGCCCCAGGCCAACATGGCCTTCCGAGGTGAGAGCGGAGCTGAGCCAGCCCTcgccggggcagggggctgcccggGGATGTGCCGGACTCATCCAGGGGCAGGGTGACAGCAACCTTCCTGAGGCAGGACCATGGCTGCGTGCTCATGGTGGGAGCTGAATGGGACTTAGGCTGGGACTGTTCATAGTTGGGCTCTCCCCAGTTTCACTCAGCGCTTTAGGCCTCTGAGCCCTCTGCCACCTTGCTGAgggctggcccaggcctggagcccATCCTGTGCCCGCTTTCCCCTGGCTTCTCTGTGCCGTGCCGGAACGTGCCAGTTtgtccagctcccagcaccaTCCTGGGGCTTTGCAGCAGAGCAAACCCACAGCTATACAGGCACAGACCTGGAGTCCCTGAGCTGTCGGGGAATCTCCTCAGTCACAAGCATTATAGGGACTGATGCACAAAGCAGCGGTGTTTGCGTCGCATCCAGCAGAGGGCTGTGATGACCTGCCCACCTCTTCATTATACTAAGGGCTGTCTTGGTGGTAGAAAGGGCTTTGTAAAATCTCTCCTACCCCCAccaagccagccagtccccctaTCCCAGGCTggaccagagccagcaccccctaGAGGGGAGAGCCCCCACGTCCCTCTTGTCTGTCCCTTCACCCTTCGGCTGGATTGGAGAGGGCACCCCCTAGATGAGAGCCagctctgctttctcctgcctCGGCTGCCGCTTCCCTTCCTGTAGGGACAGCCCTGATCTATCTGTGTGGGCCACTGTCCCTGCTCGGGGGGGCCATCCCCTTACTTGGAGCACAAGGGGCAGAGACTGCAGCCAGCATGTCCCCATGACTTGGCCCATgggtctgctggggctgggaggaggcagctgctgaTGGGGGCTCAGCCTTGCCCTGGGAGAACACCCCATCTTTGTACCCTGAGCTCCCCACGCTCTGGCTGGTGCCTTCTGCCGCtttggcagctcctctggcctgggGCTTTCAGATCTTAGCCCCCTGATTCAGCAGCAGCCCCCGGGGAGCTGGCCACCTGGTCCCCAAGGCTCAGGCAGACCATGTGCCGGAGGCCTGCTCTGAGTGCAGCCCCAAGGCGCCCATTGTGCAACTGGGGCTCCCACCAGGTGGGACGCGCTGGGAGGTTTGGGTACTGAGTGGGGCTTAGGAGCCCATCGCAGctggccagagcccctgggactgggggcagggtgtggagcaggccctggaggttgGAACCTCATTGGGGCTTCTCCAGCTGGGAACGCGGGGCAGGTCCTGAGCTGCGGGGGGCTGAGCGTGGTGGtctctgtcccttccccactgcccagtggctcctctcccttcccccacaggccTCCTGGACAGTAACTGGTGCGTGGGGGGCGTCCTGGAGAAGAAGCTGCCACCTCTGCCCGTCACCCTGGCCCTGGGCGCCTTCCTCAACCACTGGAAGAACCGCTTCCACTGCGGCTTCAGCGTCATCGTGGGCTGAGGGGGCCAGGCCCTCGGGGGCTCGTGCTCTCGCCCCAGCTGGTGGGCGCAGGGAAGAGCCTGGCACCGGCTGGATTCCACCTGGCTGGCTCCGCAGGGGCAGGATGCCAGCCACGCAGGTGGGACGGAGCCGCTTGCTGCAgcctgaggggggtgggggcctgcCCTCCGCCTCCCTGCCTCAGGGAGCCTTTGTGCCATAGAGCCAGcgccctgctgggctggcctgcagctggttcAGCCCCGGGCGGCTGCTCTGGCATCCGGGGGCATCTGATACCTTGTGTCCCTCCTTGCACAAACCGCTTCTCTGCGCgtggctgagctggggaggggacgtCATGgggctctccctcccctcccgtgCTGGGGTGTGATGTGGGCTGAGTCCCCccaggtggcggggggaggggtgtgtatccacctgctgtgggcccccggggcggtggggaggggttCGTCGGTTGCTGCGTTGTGTGACGTTCTCACTCCATGTGCGATGGCTGGGAACCTGATTAAAGTGTTTGGGCTGAAGGGGGCCAGAGTCAGTGGCTGGGGGTAAgactcaaccccctccccccactgctgcctaGGCTGGTGGGTGAGATTTGCCGtgtccctcccgccccctcccccttccgGCCTGGCATCCACTAGGACTCGGCTGGGCTGGGCACTCCCTGGCATCTTGCTTCCTCTAGAGAGCTGTCTAGGTCTGTTTAGAGCCagacctgggctgggctgggagctctcTGTTCCTGTAAGGGGCCTCACTGCAGGCTGGGCGAATGTCCTCAGCAAGGGGGCAGACCCTGGTATGGAGAGGGTCCCTCAAGATTCCCATCCCGAGTTTCCCCACAGACATTTTTGCACAAAGCCCCTTTCGAAGTGTGGGGGACTCCCCCTGAGCTGTGAGCAGTATGGGGTCTTGGACGCACAGTCAGCTGCGCtgagcccagtccttgagggCAGGAACATGGAGTGCCTCAAGCCTTCAGCCCATTTGAGGCAGATCTGGGCTGAGGGCGCACAGTGCTGTAGGTTGACTAGTTGTGCAGGGACTTTCACCCCCTCCCCTGAGAgtggcttccaggcccagcctgcttgcagtgcctgggggcagagggacctACCCAGGCACAGAGCTCAAGTCCCAGCGGGGCCTGCCCTTGGCCCCccgtgctgtgggaaaggccggCAGCACTGGGATGACCCCCTGTCCATAGGAGGGACGTAAACAAGTGATGTGACTTCCCAGAGAGCTGGCACAGCCGCTGAGGGAGAGGATGCTCATATCTCAGGGCAAgggtatggggtggggggcactgccctTGTGAGGGGCTGAGGAGGATGAAGCCAGTGGCTCAGGGCTGGCAGGCTCAGAGCAGCCTTGTGTCTCCCAGTTCCAGCAGGGCTGCTCTATGCAAATTTCCAATGAGCTACTCTGAATAGTACCAAATACTTTGCATGGAATAAATTTCAGGTTGTACCaagtggggggctgctgggctggaggcgGGTGGGCTCGACACTGCAGAATGGCACCCATGGTGGATCCGCAGGGCCAGCCCCTGATGACACCCATGTGGCCCTGTCCCCAATGCTgagctgggaaggggcagctctTGGATCTCCTCTTTGTGTACCATCTGTAGGGGAGAGGCTGTGGCTGAGATCCACCCAACTCATGACACACGGAGGCCACCAGCCAGCTGTGGGAGAGAAGTGGCTtcagtccctgctgggctgggctggatttGCACCCAGGACTTGCGAGGGACTGACTCTGTGATTCATTAGCAGCAGCCTCAGGCCCTGTCAGTCTGTGGCTGGAAAGTAGCAGCCCAAGCGGGGTGTGGAGTCTGGTGCAATAGGGTCTCTCTGCGTACCCCAGGATCTCTCACAGGCTCTCAGTCGTGCATGCTTCACCTTTAGTGGTGTGGCCACGTGCTGCATTTTCCTGCATGGCTcccaggagctggagcctccCAGCCTGTCCTTGTCCCTAAAGCAGTCACTGGGAGCACAGACAGGTTGTTATCCCCTATGCACAGGGGCCTGGAGAGGGAGGCGTGGTGCAGCAAGGGTGTGCGCACACAGGCCTGCTGCCCCTGGCTTACAGCTCCGCTGCAGAGCTGGGGGTAAGGGTCATTGTGTGCATGGGTGCAGCACTGGCAGCtcggtgaggctgctgctgtttggctGAGCCAAgctgctccaggtgctggtggacagCTGGTCTGTGCCCCTGGagtagcaccctgccccccaaagctctgcacctggcCCCTTCACTTCCTGCCCAGGTGAGAGAACATGCCTGAGGCTGGCACGCACCtcaagcctggggcagggctgggctgcagaagaTGTGTGGGGTGAAGAGGGGGTGCCCTTTGAGCAGCCTGGGCAGGGTGAGTTAGAAGTACATTTTGTACCCGAgggctgcagtgcagagggagagagGTCAGGGCCAGCCCCAGGCTACTGCAGCCAGCCCGAACACACTGCCAGCCAGCCCATTGCCCACCCTAAGCCCTCCCCCGTGGTCacctaccccagcagcaccagtagCTGCTCAcggccctgccctgcagaggctgTCTTGACTTTAAGCTGCAGTTTAGGATCTCGTGCAAATGATTTGCCAGTCAGGTTGTCAAGTGAGCAGTTggtgctgcagggcccctggcagaCAGGCTGTGGCTCTGCCCAATAGAAGAAAATCCACTGTTGATCTGATTCACAGGGGGAGGGAATGTGAACACATCTGACAACCTCGGGGCCAAGGACCCAGTTCTTGTCCCCACAGGCACTTGTTGAGCAAGCAACCGGCTGTGCACACAGGTGGGAGTGGTGCATCCCGGGGCAGCTCATAGAGCCAAACCAACGGCAGCTGCCAGGTTGTCCCCAGGGCGAGAGCAGGGCCCTGCTCCAGGCAGTGTGACTGAGGCACTGCCACGTGCAGCCAGCCAGTGCCCAGGATAGGAGGGAGCAGGGCATGGCAGGCGAGATGCTTGGGGCCTGCAAcatccccccaggcctccctccagctgcccctggttcccaccccacagcacagtCACATGGCCCCAGTGTGCACCTGCCCAGCTGGGCATGACTTTGCCTGCCTTCCGTGCCATAGCATCCCCGACTTCCCCCTCCGCTCCCCCGCTGTGCTGGCCATGGGCCGCGAGCCTCAGGCTGGGCTCCACATGGTGGCTCAGGTTTCCCTCTGAAGTGGGCCAGGGCCAAACAGCAGCCCCTCCTGGCCTGGGTCTGGGACCAGCATCTGGCTGCTccatgctctggggagggggcagtgactAAGGACAAGGCCCGTGGGGCTCATTAGAGACACGAGGAAAGTCCATAAATAAATGAGGTGTTAATATGGTCCCTAAAGTGGTCTAGTGACAGATgtgtccccagccccccacttgac from the Carettochelys insculpta isolate YL-2023 chromosome 30, ASM3395843v1, whole genome shotgun sequence genome contains:
- the TOMM40L gene encoding mitochondrial import receptor subunit TOM40B, which translates into the protein MGNVLAAVPILHKPLRREEPLTNPGSFDELHRKCKEVFPQQMEGVKLIINKALSSHFQVSHTVHMSTVGQSSYHFNTTYVGDQQLSPTEAFPTLVGDMDNFGSLHAQVLHLVTERIRTKAVFQTQQARFVTWQFDGELRGDDFTATLTLGNPDVLGQSVIVVAHFLQSVTSRLVLGGEMVYHRRPGEEGAIVTLAGKYTALKWVATLNVGYGGAHASYYHKANEQVQVGVEFEANTRLQDTSFAFGYQLSLPQANMAFRGLLDSNWCVGGVLEKKLPPLPVTLALGAFLNHWKNRFHCGFSVIVG